Within Candidatus Acidiferrales bacterium, the genomic segment GATGAAGCGCGAGCGGGCGTGTCCCACGCGAGCGTTTGAACACATCACTAGATCAATTCGTCCACCAGGGACTCAAACAGCTTCCGGTCGAGACCCAGCTTTTGGCGCACGAGAGGACCCTGCTTGAGCGCCGGCTCGGAATCTTCGTAGGTGGGTTGCTCATCCTTGAAGAAAAGTCCTAGCGGGATTTTGTCGCCCCACTCAAAAGATTTCTGCAAAGCGCTTTCGGCATCGGCGGGATCGTACGCGGGAAGGGCTTCCAGCTTGTACACCCGCTGCTTGAACCAGGGATAGGTGTTGAGCTTGTTGTAGGTCACGCAGGGACTGAAGACATCCACCAGGGCAAAACCGCGGTGAGCGATGCCGCCGGCGATGAGATCGGCCATGTGGTTCGGCTCGCCGGAAAAGCCCCGCGCCACATAGGTAGCGCCGGAAACCAGCGCTAAGGCAATGGGATTGACGGGCAACTCGACGTTGCCGCGCGGGGTGGATTTGGTCCGCATCGTCTTCATGGTGGTGGGCGAAGCCTGGCCGGTGGTGAGGCCGTAAATTTGATTGTTCATGACCACGTAGGTCAGGTCGAGGTTGCGGCGCATGGCGTGGATGAAGTGGCCGATGCCGATGCCATAGCCGTCGCCATCGCCCCCGGTGATCACCACGTTCAGGTCGTGATTGGCCAGCTTGGCTCCGCTGGCCACGGCCACCGCGCGCCCGTGAAGGCTGTGGACGCCATAGGCGTGCATGAATCCCGGCAGGTTCGAGGAGCAGCCGATTCCGGAAACGAGCAGTAGATCCTTCGGCTGAATACCCAGCTTGCTGGCGGCCATCTTCACCGCTTTCAGGACGCCAAAGTCGCCGCAGCCGGGGCACCAGTCCGGTTCCGCCAATCCTTGAAAAACATCGAGCGGAAGTTCAATCACCGTTGCCATTGGAAATTCCTCCCCCAGTTACGAAACAGCCGGATGCCAGGTATAGGTCGAACCCGTTTCCACGCCAATGCGCAGCTCGCCCCGTTTCTCTCCGCCATCCCGGCTCACGATTTCCACAAGCCAGACAGGCTCGGCCAGGCCATCACCGTCGCTTTGCGCAATCTGGCCCGGCCGCACGTCCTCACCGAGATGGGAGCGAATGTAGTGGTAGGCCATCTCCCGGGCCTCGTCCGCCGTTACATCGAGCGAACGCGCCCGGCCATCCAGGATCGCTTTGACCTGGTGGACGATATGCTGCGGCTCAAACGGTTCCCCGTCGTACTTGAGAATCTGGTGGTCCACGGTGAATCCAGTCTCAGCCCGGAGGTGACGGGCGAATTGACCGGTTTGATTCGCTTCGACCGAGACCGTGCGCTTCGACGTCTTCAAGATCGCCAGTGCCTCTTCCGCATGGAAGGGAAAGAGAACCTTGAAGTGAAGCTGGTTAGAGGGAATGCCCTCGGCTGCGAGCTGCGCGACCGCTTCGCGGATGACGCCTCGGGTGGAGCCCCAGCCAATCAGCGTGACCTCAGCTTCCCGAGGCCCCTCGAGCTTCGGCGGCGCGAGTTCTTTGCGAAGCGCTTCCAGCTTCTTCATGCGCTTCTCCATGATCTTGCGGCGCACCGGCGGAGAGGTGAAAACGTCGCTGATGAGGATGCCTTCCTCATCGTGTTCATCGGTCGCCGCCACGTAAACCGCGCCCTCGGTTCCGGGCAGCGCTCGCGGCGAGATTCCCGAAGGCGTGAACGCATACCTCTTGAAAGGGCCCTGGCCCTTCCATTCGGTTACCAGCTCGCCTCGCTCGATCGGGACGTCGTGAGAGAAGGCGTCCGCCTCAACCGTCTCCGGATGCTCCGAGAGGAGGAGATCCGAAATAATGATGACCGGAAGCTGATACTTTTCCGCCAGGTTGAAAGCTTCGACTGTGGTCCAGAAGGAATCGGTCACATCGGCGGGGGCAAGGATGACGCGGGGATAGTCGCCCTGAGAGGCGCCGAAAACCT encodes:
- a CDS encoding thiamine pyrophosphate-dependent enzyme; protein product: MATVIELPLDVFQGLAEPDWCPGCGDFGVLKAVKMAASKLGIQPKDLLLVSGIGCSSNLPGFMHAYGVHSLHGRAVAVASGAKLANHDLNVVITGGDGDGYGIGIGHFIHAMRRNLDLTYVVMNNQIYGLTTGQASPTTMKTMRTKSTPRGNVELPVNPIALALVSGATYVARGFSGEPNHMADLIAGGIAHRGFALVDVFSPCVTYNKLNTYPWFKQRVYKLEALPAYDPADAESALQKSFEWGDKIPLGLFFKDEQPTYEDSEPALKQGPLVRQKLGLDRKLFESLVDELI
- a CDS encoding 2-oxoacid:acceptor oxidoreductase subunit alpha; its protein translation is MKEVTIGIGGAAGDGLDKAGDALAKTAARLGLYLYAYNSYQSVIRGGHIWLRLRVAEEKVYSHGDHLNVLMALNQDSIERHAREVEPGGAVVFNADKLHCDAVLLPDGVVPVPLPVTELAKAAGKLQPVMQNTIALGAVLFLLGLDFEMAGGVLRDTFLYKGEAIVDQNVRLARAGYDYARQAFVPLDYSWNFSRSRRLFVTGNEAISLGAVAAGCKFYSAYPMTPASAILHWMASHGERCGVVVKQCEDELAVVNMAVGAGHAGVRAMCGTSGGGFALMTEAIGQAGMMEVPVVIVEVQRGGPSTGIPTKTEQGDLNQVFGASQGDYPRVILAPADVTDSFWTTVEAFNLAEKYQLPVIIISDLLLSEHPETVEADAFSHDVPIERGELVTEWKGQGPFKRYAFTPSGISPRALPGTEGAVYVAATDEHDEEGILISDVFTSPPVRRKIMEKRMKKLEALRKELAPPKLEGPREAEVTLIGWGSTRGVIREAVAQLAAEGIPSNQLHFKVLFPFHAEEALAILKTSKRTVSVEANQTGQFARHLRAETGFTVDHQILKYDGEPFEPQHIVHQVKAILDGRARSLDVTADEAREMAYHYIRSHLGEDVRPGQIAQSDGDGLAEPVWLVEIVSRDGGEKRGELRIGVETGSTYTWHPAVS